The following are encoded together in the Bactrocera neohumeralis isolate Rockhampton chromosome 6, APGP_CSIRO_Bneo_wtdbg2-racon-allhic-juicebox.fasta_v2, whole genome shotgun sequence genome:
- the LOC126763747 gene encoding mitochondrial inner membrane protein OXA1L has product MLSTKVHYLRYARTANLVNLYNTFTPETASTTINTTQVRNYNVASRTNKTKPQLLLPSSINSLTLHPGGIRFASADAVTNVADAVNASKTVVDLSTIPEAPAAPIEDAVTQVLNAAGEPTFASIGLGGWSPVGIVQNCMEYLHVGCDLPWWGAIAIGTAVVRTIIFPLVIMAQRNAAKLNNYMPQMQVLQMKMTEARQSGNAIDSARYAQEMMLFMREKQINPLKNMIVPLAQAPLFISFFMGLRAMANTPVESMREGGLFWFTDLTVADPLFMLPLITSATLYLTIEIGTDSARLSAQNMQVMKYILRALPIAIFPFTMNFPAAILTYWACSNFISLGQVAILRIPAVRDYFKIDRMVIHKPDNLPIKKKGFVKGMKESWENMKITKEIEERQRLDEIRFAKAGKGPLVKTFKYDPTKPQPSSGNTSTSASPVHAKKS; this is encoded by the exons ATGCTATCGACAAAAGTGCACTACTTGCGTTATGCAAGAACAGCAAATTTGGTGAATCTTTATAACACG TTTACTCCGGAAACCGCAAGTACAACAATCAACACCACACAAGTGAGAAACTATAATGTCGCAAGCCGCACCAATAAAACTAAACCACAACTTCTATTGCCGTCTTCAATAAATTCGCTTACCTTGCATCCTGGTGGTATACGGTTTGCAAGTGCCGATGCAGTAACCAATGTAGCTGATGCAGTAAACGCATCTAAAACCGTGGTAGACCTTTCTACAATTCCCGAAGCACCAGCCGCACCCATAGAAGATGCCGTTACACAAGTACTCAATGCTGCAGGTGAACCAACATTTGCCTCTATTGGTTTGGGCGGATGGTCGCCAGTGGGTATTGTACAAAATTGTATGGAGTATCTGCACGTCGGTTGTGATTTACCATGGTGGGGAGCTATCGCAATTGGTACCGCGGTAGTGCGTACAATTATTTTTCCTCTTGTGATAATGGCACAAAGAAATGCAGCGAAATTGAACAATTATATGCCACAAATGCAAGTATTACAAATGAAGATGACTGAGGCCCGACAGAGTGGAAATGCCATCGATTCGGCGCGGTATGCGCAGGAAATGATGTTATTTATGAGGGAGAAGCAAATCAATCCATTGAAGAATATGATTGTACCTCTTGCCCAAGCGCCACTCTTCATTTCGTTTTTCATGGGTCTCCGTGCAATGGCGAATACACCAGTGGAGTCAATGCGTGAAGGAGGTTTATTCTGGTTTACAGATCTGACAGTGGCCGATCCACTTTTCATGTTGCCATTAATTACCAGTGCTACGCTCTATTTAACAATCGAAATTGGAACTGACAGTGCACGTTTATCGGCGCAAAATATGCAAGTGATGAAATATATACTTCGAGCACTACCGATAGCAATTTTCCCATTCACCATGAATTTCCCTGCGGCAATTCTTACTTACTGGGCTTGCagcaattttatttctttaggcCAG GTGGCAATTTTGAGAATACCGGCAGTGCGTGATTACTTCAAAATCGATAGGATGGTAATACATAAACCGGACAATCTTCCCATTAAAAAGAAAGGCTTTGTTAAGGGCATGAAAGAAT CGtgggaaaatatgaaaataaccAAAGAAATTGAAGAACGCCAACGATTGGATGAGATTCGTTTTGCAAAAGCAGGCAAGGGTCCGTTAGTCAAGACATTCAAATACGATCCGACCAAGCCCCAACCCTCCAGCGGAAATACAAGTACGAGTGCGTCTCCTGTCCATGCCAAGAAGTCATAA
- the LOC126763755 gene encoding MIP18 family protein galla-2: protein MPTEIENINPNVYGKRKEREVTANEEDENVPDPFDTREIFDLIRNINDPEHPLTLEELHVVQEDLIDVNDGKNEINVKFTPTIPHCSMATLIGLSIRVKLLRSLPPRFKVNVEITPGTHSSENAVNKQLADKERIAAALENKHLADVINQCISSKV, encoded by the exons ATGCCaacagaaattgaaaatataaacccAAATGTTTATGGCAAACGTAAAGAGCGTGAGGTGACTGCTAATGAGGAAGATGAAAATGTGCCAGATCCATTCGATACACGTGAGATATTTg ACCTTATTCGCAATATCAACGATCCGGAACATCCTCTCACTCTAGAAGAGCTACACGTAGTACAGGAAGACTTAATCGATGTCAACGATGGCAAGaatgaaataaatgttaaatttacgCCAACGATTCCACATTGTTCAATGGCTACATTAATTGGATTGTCCATACGTGTGAAATTGTTACGCTCGTTGCCGCCTCGTTTTAAAGTAAATGTTGAGATAACACCTGGAACACATTCTTCCGAAAACGCAGTCAATAAACAACTTGCAGACAAAGAACGCATTGCAGCGGCACTGGAAAATAAACACCTAGCTGATGTTATCAACCAGTGTATCTCATCGAAAGTTTAA